ATGACACTACTAGTACCATATGTAATGGACAAGTAATGCACAACGAAGGAATGTTTGTGGTCTATAGTTTGTAGTTAGTAGTTTTCCCCGGGTATCTGCgacttcttctttggagTATTCGCTGTACTATCGGGGTTGATTTGACTCTTAATCTTGTGCGAAGTTGACAGTGTAACCGCTTGAGTAACATAAGAAAAGTTAACTTAGCatattttacaatttggaaCTAAAATTAATTATATCCTAATAAAAATAACCTGTTGGTAGGGATCATCCGAGTAATAGTGATGGTGATACTGGAAGTGTTTGCATTAAAGCACTTAGTATCATTAGTATGCGCTTCATGTAgtattataatatataccTTGTTCATTGTTTAGCCCTCTTCTTTGGTCCCCTTCTTAATTTTTGGCTTCTGTTTCTATTTAATACAAGGAAGTAATTGCAAATTACAACTTTCGAAATTCACTTAGCACTGGATATATAGCTTCAAACGCTTGGTAAATTTCTTCCCTCTGCTTGGCACCAGTCAACACAATCTTTCCAGAAACaaatatcaacaacacAATCTTCGGTTTAACCATTCTATAAATTAACCCGGGAAACAACTCAGGCTCATAAGATGAGAAAGTACCATGGCTAAAAGCCAAACCTTCAAGACGAATAGGAAACTTGACATCACAGGACCCCACAATATTCTGAATCTTGAAATCTGTGAACTTGGCACTAAACCCAATTTTCTGGATAATCCTAGCGTACTTCCGACTAGCCAATTTGGAATCATCCTCGCTCTTAGCACCAGTCACAACCATCTTACCGGACGCAAAAATCAAGGCTGTTGTCTTTGGTTCCCTAATACGCATAATAACAGCAGCAAACCGCTTAGGATTATATTCTGCATTCCGTGCATGTAACGCTACAGTCTTTAGATCTAACCGACAATCCAAATTCACAGTCGCAACAATATTTTGCAAAGTAGGTACAATTCCCGACGTTGCACCATTATCTCCATCAATTATGCTCTTCGATTCGTCCCGTTCACGTGGAGCATTTATCATATTACCGATGCCAGAATCTTTGTCTTGGTTCTCCCATACAGACCTTGTGCTTGGATCGAATAcaattttgttttgctCCTGGAATTCTTTCAAACGTTTATCATCTGACATTCTGAACTAGATGTCCCAAAACAGATTTTATGGCCCTTCTAACCTACGTGGTTCTTGGCGACTGTAATCTCTCTTGCTGTTTTAAACTAAATGGTGGTTGATGAGGCCTCTTTGTTTTTACGCATTATCAAAAGTTACATTAGAGCATTTTATACGACAGCACGTGATCTGCATCACATAGACGTTGCATGCTACATTTGAGCCCGAATAGTCTAAGGTCCGAGGTATATTCATGGAGTATCAGCTGTGTTAAGCATTTTTGATGCTTGCTAGCTCAGCGTTAGCAGCTGTGAAGGGACTGCTTGGTCTAGTATTTGTTCTGTTACATGTAAAAAGTGGACGCGTTCCTTAGTAACGTCCGAGTTTCCATGATGATCAATCAACTAATGGAGAAGTTTATTCAGGAGAGATGGCAATCGATCTTCAGAAGCATCAACGGAGTTTAGTCTATCAACGTTCTCGGCAGTATCTTGCTCATGCCCATTCTGTTGCATCTAAGGTACGTTCAGAAACGCAATTGAGGCAGTATTATACGTTAATCCAAGAAGCAATCCGaggatttgaatatttgaaaaatgaattGCAGCTGACGATAGCCCAAGATCTACAAGTTACTCTTGATCTCGTTAGAGTTCTTTTAGATGAGACTCATGAGGTTGAGTTGGCAgaacaatatttaaatgGAATCCGAACGCGGTTGCAGCCAACGACTCTTACCGATGACAAATATTTGGTGGacttttatttattatatcatATTCCTATGTTAAAACGGGATCCAGGGAATAAGCTATTGTTAAAGAACTTAGGTCGTTTAATTGGGACCTTTAACAAGAGTGATCCATGGAGGTTGGTGTTTCAATATTGTCGGATTGCGATCTTGGATATGAACAAATCTTCCCGAAATATATCAAGTATTACGGCTGATTATGCAGAGATGTTAAATTCAACAACTAGTTTAGAACCGGGTGCTGAGGGTGAAATTAATGGGTTCCTGCTGTGTTCTTATGTGACATTTCTCCTTAATAGAACGTTGCTTGTTAGTAATgatgatttggaaaagttgaaacTGCTGAAAACGAAATCAGACAGGATATCTGTAAAGATAAAGATCTGGGCTATGCTTCTGGAGTTGTTAATAGCTATCTATCAAGACGAAAATATCACATTGTTGCTGTATGATTTTAAAGAGTTTTTTGGCCGCCATAAAGAGACATTGAATACAGGGCGGGATTCAATTCTTCTGCAGATCAAACCTGGGTTGAAGCTCAAGGTAGAAGTTCCTTTCTTTAACTCTGCTGACTGTAAAAATATTCTATTGCTATTTCAGAGTGTTAGCTATCTCCCAACTTGTTATAGTAAATCatccaatttttcaacgaAATTTCTTCCCAAAGTTTTAAGAACTAGCGAGGaactaaaacaaaatgTAGCTCGAAAGGCTTCTCTTAGCAAGCTATACTCTATTGGGTCAATCTACGACCATATTAAGGAGTTATGTCAATTCTACCAGGCTTGGGAGCAAATGATCTTGAATGGACCAATAGAGAATAATTTGCCGCAATTAAGAAACTCCGACTATTATGATTTATTAGAATCTATGAATTCGCATTTGCTCATACCTCGGAAATCCATTAAACACGTTTATAACCTTTACGAATCCCTTCTCAAGTCTAAAGACTCAGAAGTCAGGTTAATTGCCTTCATGcattgttttattttaacTATTTCGCAATTAAGTCAATGTAATGAAGAACCAGATCAGTTTTCAAGATTAATTCAACAGGCCAATAATACTTGGAATCAAATAATCAAGAACATGGAACATACCCCAATGGTTAACAACAACACTTGGCTATGTACAATTGCTACTCTTTGGGTGTTATCAAAATTCGAACCATTTAGTAATCATCCGTTGCCTAATGATAATGACGAAGAGCGGCAATTATACCTAAAGAAGCTAGAAAATTACTATACAGCGAATTCACTATTATCATCAGACCAATCCGCACAACCTAGTAGTTTTAAGCTTAAAAAATGTTTGTTACTGCactttttgttgaattttCTGGGGGGAACCATATTTGTTTCTGATATTCAAGAGAGGTGCAACTTGTCAGCTTCATGCTTTCAAATGTGTAAGCAGCAGCACATGCCTGTAATCCGGTATATCGGGGGAATATGGCATCTCATTAATTGCACTGTCGCAATGAAAAACAAAGAAGTAGCCGTTACTAGAGCAAAGTTAGACAATTTAGTTTGTGAGCTTTTGAAGTCCCGATGAGTTATGAAACCTATGATAGATATAATCGTGGAAACGctatttaattttttacaaatatttgttaaGTGACTTTTCGTTTGTCATATATAATTAAGGTAGTAGTTGTCCTCGAAAAAATGTAATGGCGACATATACGCAGTAACACACATAATGAATGACATAGAGCTGGGTAGTGGGAatacacacatatacaAATACATAATATGAATCTAAACAAAAGTTTGTACACTAGTGTTAAAATTTCGTATACAATGTCTCAAAACATTCAACAAGTCATCTATCGAAAAAACTAAGAGTAACCGTCACAGTTTTTCAGCATTCTTAAAAGAACTACTCCTCTTCATTGCGTATGCGGCACTGGCAAGTTCAGATCTCATACTGCTCTCACTATTCTTGACATGTCCTCTGTCATCCAAGTCAACTGTTCCTGCACTTTGGAATAAAGAGACGTCCCCAACTAGCAGACCTAATGTGTCCAGAACTTGCTGTGGATCAGTCAAATGCGTCTTTGCAATGGTTTTTTTAGATGCGGATCCAACGGTAACAGGGTAAATACCATAATGGCCCCATTCATTTCTTTCATTAGGAAACTTCACAGCCCACTTgtcttcaatatcatttaaTTGTCTAAACATGTCTTCATCAGTAAAGTCATCACCAAGACATAGCAAGAAATCTGGAAGTTTATTCTTGGGAACATTCTCATCGATCTTaaattcatcttctaatACTTGATTCCCACCATGAGGATGGCAAACTAGCCGCTTAACAATTTCACCTTTGTTAACAAATTTTGGACGGACTTCGACATTAGCTTTGCCCTCCATAACTTCTAAACCCAAGCCATGGGCAATCTCTTCTAACATTCGCTTCAACTCCACAGCATTGAACTCCCCTAGTTCGGGAACTGCTCTTCTATAATGCCAAGTTAATGCCACTTTTTTCCGCTCAATGAAAGATCCAGGAGTCTTGTCTGTGAACTCGTCCATAATTTCTGCTACTTTGATCTGCCAAGACATATCAAACTTGGAAGCCAAGTTGAGCCACTTCTGACTAGATACGTCTTTCATAAAACAGCCGTGTTCCGCACTTAGCCCAAGCTGCGGTAGGCGCTCTCCGAGCCAACGAGATAAAAACTTCTGATCACGACCAGAAATAATCcaaatttgatttttggGGTCAGATGAAAGTTTAGTCAGGGTAGAGATCAAGCGAGCACTTGGAATTGCTGCAGCTGGGTCTTGAACAATTGGCGTCAAGGTGCCATCATAGtcaaacaagaacaaaCGGCGTTCGGCTTTTTTGTAGTTCTGGAATAACAGCGGTCTGTTCAAAGCCGGAGTGATCTTGTTCACATTATCTGTACTAGCCTTTTCATCACGCAAGCGTGCCATTTCATTGAGGTAGGTATTTGTCCAGTCCTGAACCGTTGAGACGTTCTTCCAAAGAGAGCTCTCCAActtaattttttgttcagCGGTTAAAGATAACGCTTCATTGATGGCTTTTGCTACGGCAATGGAGTCCCAAGGGTTGATGATCATGGCGTCGCTTAGAATAGTACTGCTACCAGAAAATTCACTCAACAGAAGAGGACTTGCATAACAGTCATTTCTGGAAGTCTTCGATTTAATAGTAACAAACTCTAACGCCGTTGTATTCATACCGTCCCTGACGGAAGTGATCAAACATAGGTCAGCGGCACgcaacaaagaaaaataaacatCTTTTGGGATCCGCATATGGTAATGCTGGACAGGATTAAAATTCAAATCACCATACTGTGCATTAATGGAATTCACAAGTTCATTCACCTGTGCTTCCAACCGGTGGTCCTTATCCGTAGACGCTGGACTACTAACCTGGATTAAAACGACCTTATCCCTCCACTCTGGGAACATCGCTAAAAAATTCTCAAACGCttgcattttttgaataaccCCACGCACACCATTTAGCCGGTCCCTGCCGATTATAATCTTCTTGCCCTCATAAGCACTGCGGATCTGGTTCACTTTGCTGTCCACATCCTCCGTGAAGGCctccttcaaaatcttctcaGTATCAACTCCAATCGGCAAAGAGTCCACAAGAACATCCCCACCGTAAGCACCAATCACATAAGCATCCGATCCATTTGCcgacttcttcttctcagCTGCCGCGTCCAACAACCGCTTACATCCCGAAACAAAGTGTCTGGAAAACCCCTCATTCTGGAAACAAACCCTATCCGCCCCTAACAACCCATCCAGCAACTCCTTCCGCTTCGGCAAACACCTAAAATACTCATTACTAGGCCACGGCGCATGATGGAAATACCCAATCACCGCATCAGTAAACCTCATCCTCAACAGCTGCGGCAACAGCATCAAGTAATAATCATGCACCCAAATAATATCCCCAGGACGATATATCTGCGCAACCTTCATCGCATACGCTTCATTGAACTTCACGTAATCATACCACCATGTGTTCTCCTGCTGCCCATCCGACGGCGGATTcagaatataatgaaacGCCGGCCACAAAACGTTCTCCGCATATTCCCTCCACCGGTGCTGGTTCCTGCGCAGCAACCAAACAGGATGAACCGTCAAAGAATGAATAGAATCCTCCCGCTGTTGGATCATCTGCGCaatctccttcttctcctccTGCGTCAAATACATCGGATCCTCAGAAGCACCATCACTACTACTGATCTCCCCAGTCCACCCAACAACATGCTGCTCCCACTCAGCCTTGTCACTCATGTATTCCAAAGAAGCATACAACGCCGAATTCCCTGTGATCGGCTCTATCTCACACCACAACCCCCGATCTCCACCCTGCTTGGCCTGAATCCTACATGGCAATTGCGCTACACAATTAATAATCCGATTGGCCGTCTTCACCCCAACCCCTGATCCGCCTGAATCTTTAGTCATCATCTTGCCCGTGCTATTTATACTAACTTATTTCCCGTTCTTTATAACTGACTTACCTTTTAACAAAGTCACcaatctttttttataaacCTTTACGATCACGTGATCCTATTTTGCTTTCCACTTTTCAACCTTCACCTGCGGAACAAGAACAATCGCCGTTCTGCCTTCCACCGAAAAGTACACTGAAATGCCAAAAATGCTAGAAATACCAccagaaataataaaaagtCTCGGTAGATATACTAAGTAGATACAGTAAAGTAGATAGCCTACCTCCTTTTCTCCCACCCCTGCCCGCGTGGTGTCCTACCTGTGTGTGCCCCATATTATATGCTTTGCTCTTCTCTCTAGTGCAGGTCGCCCCTTTTTCCGGCACCGGACATCATGTGAGGGCCCCCATCTTCCCCATACCGTTTCTTTCGAATGCGTCAGAATGCACATACCGCACGATTAAATTCTATATATGCAACTTCTCTATCTATCTAGCCTGCCCCCGCCATCCCCTGCGGGGAGACGTGCTTTCGCAGCTTACGCAGTAGCCGTGGGCTGCAGCTGGGCAGTCCAATCACCAACCCGACCAGCGAAAGCGGCGTAAAAAACTGTGCCAGTAGCGACGTCGTCGTCCGTAAGAACACAGGTCACGCAGGTTTATAGAAGAGGCTAGAATTCTACAGAAAGGATTTATTGGGTAGGGCAGATATCATATCGGTTTTACAAAAAAGCAGAATGGAATTTGAGGTGTTTTCTTGCTGCTTCAGAGGTCAGgccaaaaactttttcGGGCTACCAAATTTCAAACATCTTGCCCAGTAGTATGTATAGTTTTGGCAGGATGTcttggtgttgttgttttcgCATTATTGGAGACAACGGAGGCGGATCCATTAATACTGGTTTGGAGCTGTAGTTACCCTGATTCATGCTTGAAATACATTGGAGGTTGCAATGGATTCTCCTGACGTATTGGCGTAGAAGGGCGTCTATTTGATCTGGGGGCAATCCTTCTACCTGGGGGCTGCCCGCCTTGAACGTTGTGCAGCGAAGTATCAGCAGGGTGTTGATGTGGAGTAGAAGTTGAAGTTTGTATTGGACGGAGGTCTGGAGAGGGACATCCATGTTGGGTGTGTTCGGGTGGCGACGAGGGACGGGATGCTGATGGGCGTGCGATGGGGTGTTTGTGTTTGGTTTGGCGTGGTGGGAAAGTAGTATGATAATGGAACTAGCAGAGTTCCGGAACTCTGCAGCACCAGCGCCGCGGAAGCGGAACGTGATGTCACGTGTCACGTGACCGTGATATGACACTTTTGCACGATGACAGACGCAATTGTAAAGCAGGGTGCATTATATAGGGACGCTGACACACACGTCGTAGCCTCACCATGAAAAAAGCAGGATGGAGCTGGGGCACTTGGCAGACGGTTTGTATAGGCATGTTAGCATAGTGTAAATAGCTGATTCAACAGACGGTCATATGTGTTCTCTGTGCTTAATAATGGAAAGTATTACTTTTTAACGTTAATATTCGCTAATAAAAAACcgttatttttttattgcCTTTTGTCTTGCCATTCCCAAATGCTGAAAATGAGCCCGGCGACGGGATATCAAAATGACAGGAAGTGTAAATAAATGTTGTGGATAAAATAGAAACTGGTAGTTTAACCAAGCGTAAATTCATCAATCCTACAAGAACGAAGGAGGTATGACAGTGATAAATAAAGTCATGGGAGGGCTTCTGTCATTTTACCGAGCAGTGTTTTGGGAGAGAACATTGGTAGGATTGGCATGGAACTTTTGGTGGAATTTCTTACCAGTTTTTGTGTGGCTCactatatttaaaaatgctCGAGTGATTCCGGCAGAAATACGCCCACCTATCCACAGCAAAGCTGCATTTTTCTGGGACCTTATGCTCTTTGGAGACTCTTGGGGTGAGTTCAGGCAGCAGGCGTGGCCTTCCGATAAATGGTGGGAGGTTGTTTCGTGGGCAACTGGGGTCACCTTTACAGTTTGTTGTGGGATAGTGCCATTGTTGGTATGgtactatatatactatgTTAGGCGGGTTCAATATAATGTATTGGAGTGGTATGAGGATTTGTTCCATCAGAAGGGTgagcaacagcagcatcTGCAATTTAGACCAACTCAACTACGAGTTATGTTGCCATTTTTTATGCCATTGTTCACTTGTATAATGGTAAACGTTGCACATCATTTTGCAAGACAGGAAGAGTCAACTTTCACCTCTGGCAAAGATATTCTTGCATGGATTTCTTA
This Eremothecium cymbalariae DBVPG#7215 chromosome 5, complete sequence DNA region includes the following protein-coding sequences:
- the TPS2 gene encoding trehalose-phosphatase TPS2 (similar to Ashbya gossypii AGR132W), with the translated sequence MTKDSGGSGVGVKTANRIINCVAQLPCRIQAKQGGDRGLWCEIEPITGNSALYASLEYMSDKAEWEQHVVGWTGEISSSDGASEDPMYLTQEEKKEIAQMIQQREDSIHSLTVHPVWLLRRNQHRWREYAENVLWPAFHYILNPPSDGQQENTWWYDYVKFNEAYAMKVAQIYRPGDIIWVHDYYLMLLPQLLRMRFTDAVIGYFHHAPWPSNEYFRCLPKRKELLDGLLGADRVCFQNEGFSRHFVSGCKRLLDAAAEKKKSANGSDAYVIGAYGGDVLVDSLPIGVDTEKILKEAFTEDVDSKVNQIRSAYEGKKIIIGRDRLNGVRGVIQKMQAFENFLAMFPEWRDKVVLIQVSSPASTDKDHRLEAQVNELVNSINAQYGDLNFNPVQHYHMRIPKDVYFSLLRAADLCLITSVRDGMNTTALEFVTIKSKTSRNDCYASPLLLSEFSGSSTILSDAMIINPWDSIAVAKAINEALSLTAEQKIKLESSLWKNVSTVQDWTNTYLNEMARLRDEKASTDNVNKITPALNRPLLFQNYKKAERRLFLFDYDGTLTPIVQDPAAAIPSARLISTLTKLSSDPKNQIWIISGRDQKFLSRWLGERLPQLGLSAEHGCFMKDVSSQKWLNLASKFDMSWQIKVAEIMDEFTDKTPGSFIERKKVALTWHYRRAVPELGEFNAVELKRMLEEIAHGLGLEVMEGKANVEVRPKFVNKGEIVKRLVCHPHGGNQVLEDEFKIDENVPKNKLPDFLLCLGDDFTDEDMFRQLNDIEDKWAVKFPNERNEWGHYGIYPVTVGSASKKTIAKTHLTDPQQVLDTLGLLVGDVSLFQSAGTVDLDDRGHVKNSESSMRSELASAAYAMKRSSSFKNAEKL
- the SPT15 gene encoding TATA-binding protein (similar to Ashbya gossypii AGR134W), with the protein product MSDDKRLKEFQEQNKIVFDPSTRSVWENQDKDSGIGNMINAPRERDESKSIIDGDNGATSGIVPTLQNIVATVNLDCRLDLKTVALHARNAEYNPKRFAAVIMRIREPKTTALIFASGKMVVTGAKSEDDSKLASRKYARIIQKIGFSAKFTDFKIQNIVGSCDVKFPIRLEGLAFSHGTFSSYEPELFPGLIYRMVKPKIVLLIFVSGKIVLTGAKQREEIYQAFEAIYPVLSEFRKL
- the SCC4 gene encoding cohesin-loading factor complex subunit SCC4 (similar to Ashbya gossypii AGR133C), with translation MAIDLQKHQRSLVYQRSRQYLAHAHSVASKVRSETQLRQYYTLIQEAIRGFEYLKNELQLTIAQDLQVTLDLVRVLLDETHEVELAEQYLNGIRTRLQPTTLTDDKYLVDFYLLYHIPMLKRDPGNKLLLKNLGRLIGTFNKSDPWRLVFQYCRIAILDMNKSSRNISSITADYAEMLNSTTSLEPGAEGEINGFLLCSYVTFLLNRTLLVSNDDLEKLKLLKTKSDRISVKIKIWAMLLELLIAIYQDENITLLLYDFKEFFGRHKETLNTGRDSILLQIKPGLKLKVEVPFFNSADCKNILLLFQSVSYLPTCYSKSSNFSTKFLPKVLRTSEELKQNVARKASLSKLYSIGSIYDHIKELCQFYQAWEQMILNGPIENNLPQLRNSDYYDLLESMNSHLLIPRKSIKHVYNLYESLLKSKDSEVRLIAFMHCFILTISQLSQCNEEPDQFSRLIQQANNTWNQIIKNMEHTPMVNNNTWLCTIATLWVLSKFEPFSNHPLPNDNDEERQLYLKKLENYYTANSLLSSDQSAQPSSFKLKKCLLLHFLLNFLGGTIFVSDIQERCNLSASCFQMCKQQHMPVIRYIGGIWHLINCTVAMKNKEVAVTRAKLDNLVCELLKSR
- the SNF11 gene encoding Snf11p (similar to Ashbya gossypii AGR131W), whose amino-acid sequence is MDVPLQTSVQYKLQLLLHINTLLILRCTTFKAGSPQVEGLPPDQIDALLRQYVRRIHCNLQCISSMNQGNYSSKPVLMDPPPLSPIMRKQQHQDILPKLYILLGKMFEIW